A DNA window from Desulfobulbaceae bacterium contains the following coding sequences:
- a CDS encoding clan AA aspartic protease produces MIQLRVITLCFILLSVQACAVVDLAGDTVVFAGKVVTTTVKTTGSVLMTTGEVAGAGIRYFTGSRTIDLEQIGNSYFLEAKINGKHKAKLMLDTGSSSVLISPAFAEKIGLKLSQCGGMSATLADGSSVASQSAVLDTVKVGSVSVDKVSANVISTSTTQSYDGLLGMSFLQKFIFTIDTEKKILILKHKKT; encoded by the coding sequence ATGATCCAACTTCGAGTTATAACTCTCTGCTTCATACTGCTCTCCGTTCAGGCCTGTGCTGTTGTGGATTTGGCTGGAGACACTGTCGTTTTTGCAGGAAAGGTTGTCACCACTACGGTAAAAACAACCGGTTCAGTGTTAATGACCACTGGAGAAGTTGCTGGTGCCGGAATACGATATTTCACCGGCAGCCGAACAATTGATCTGGAACAAATTGGCAATAGTTATTTTCTGGAGGCAAAAATAAACGGCAAACACAAGGCGAAACTGATGCTCGACACTGGCTCAAGCAGTGTTCTTATTTCTCCGGCCTTTGCTGAAAAAATAGGTCTGAAACTCTCTCAATGCGGTGGCATGAGCGCAACCCTTGCTGATGGCTCCAGTGTCGCCTCGCAATCGGCAGTTCTCGATACGGTTAAGGTTGGAAGTGTCAGTGTTGATAAGGTTTCAGCCAACGTCATTTCAACAAGTACAACACAAAGCTATGACGGACTGTTAGGGATGTCCTTTCTTCAAAAGTTCATATTCACGATTGACACAGAGAAAAAAATCCTGATCCTTAAACACAAAAAAACGTGA